The genomic region GGTTTGTGCTTCAATTCCTTGAGCGCAATCAACTAGTAATACGGCGCCTTCACATGCAGCAAGTGAACGTGAAACCTCATACGTAAAATCAACATGGCCCGGTGTATCAATCATATTTAATATGTATTCTTGATTATCAAGTCCAGATCGCCATGGCAATCTAACTGCTTGACTTTTGATTGTGATGCCTCGCTCGCGTTCAATATCCATTCGATCTAGATACTGTGCACGCATATTTCTATCTTCAACTACGCCAGTAATACCAAGCATTCGATCTGCCAGTGTTGATTTACCATGATCGATGTGGGCGATGATGCAGAAATTTCTAATCTGCATTGGGTTTGTTGCAGCAGGTTGCGGTGCTTTAGCAATCGAGATAGCAGGCATTTATGCCTTAGAGGTGTCTAAAAAATTAACGAATGCCAGCTTTGTTGGCCAACTTGGCCATCGCTGACTTTTTGTTTGCTGCGTTGTTTGCATGAATTACACCTTTTGATACAGCCATATCTAATGAACGAGAAGCATCGGTAAATTCACTCTTTATTTTCGCAGCATCACCAGATGTAACAGCATCACGGAATTTACGAATCGCAGTACGCAGTGCTGAGCGATATGCCTTGTTACGATCCTGCGCCTTGTTATTGGTGCGAATACGTTTGATCTGGGACTTAATATTTGCCACTTAGGATTACCTTTTCTCGTTGTTTATCTTAAAACTAACTTTAAGAAGATCCGTAGGGTATCAGCGTATGGCGCTTACGCTCAAACTGAGCGTGATTATCTGCCACTCCTTGCAGAACAAACCGTCATTATTGCCCGCTCTAAGGCATAAATGGGATCTGAGGCTGCCCCTTTGATATCAGCATCTGCATTAGCGATTGCGATAACTGCCTTGGTTAAACCAATCTCATTCCACCCAGATAACTGGCGACGAGCTTTATCTATCTGCCATGGTGGTAGCGCAAGTATGGATGCTAATTCAAAAGACTTACTGCTACTTGATTGTCCAGAGACTTTTGCTAACGTCCTAAGTGATGAAGCTAATGCGCTAACAATTAAAACTGGATCAGTACCAGTTGCAAGGGCATTACGTAAATTAATTAGTGCTATTGCCGTCTTACCATCGAGTGCGGCATCGGCAACATCAAATCCCGTACTTTCAACTCTTCCTTGCTGATACGCCCTGACATCATCCTCATCAATGATTTTGCTAAATGTAACATCAGAGGCTAGCTGTGAGCAGGCTGCACTTAACTCTTGAAGATCACTTCCTAATGAATCTATTAATGCTGATACAGCTTCAGTGCTAACTTTTCTTTCTAATCTTTTAAATTCTGAGCGAATAAAGTCAGACTTTTCACTATCTTTTTTTATCACTTCAAAAACAATAACTTCTGCTTTTGCTTTTTTAATCTTATCTACTAGTGCTTTCCCTTTAACACCACCCTTATGCCAAAGTATTAAGGTCAAATTCTCATCCTGATTTTCTAAATAATCACCAACTTCATCACTGCAATCAGATGCTAAATCTTGTATTTCCTTAATTACTACAACCCTCGCATCAGAAAATAATGATGGAGCCAGATTATCTGTAATAACGCCACTTTCAATTTCATCGGCCGATAAAGTTATTACTTGGGCACCAGGATTTGAAGCAATAATTTTTGAAATAGCTCTATCAGCTAACAAAGCCTCTGCGCCCTGAACTAAAACTAACCCCACTTAATTCGCCACCATTCTTTGCCGGTAACCCTGATCTTATTAGGTGAAGCAACTGATACTCCACTTGGAGGCTAATCTCAAAGCATCTGAATTTTTTGAGCCAGCGCTCCACCAACCATTGCATGAATCTTTGTTCCTTCAGGTAAATACTCCTCGGAAATAATCTCACCCTGCTCATGAACAGCACTTACTAAATCTCCTCTACTAAATGGAATCACCGCATTAATCTCTACTTTTGGCTTTGGTAGAGCTGCTTCAATTGCCTTTACTAAAGTGTCAACACCATATCCAGTTCTTGCAGAGATTGCATAAGCGTTACTTTCATTACGTAGTAAATTCATAA from Candidatus Nanopelagicus abundans harbors:
- the rpsT gene encoding 30S ribosomal protein S20 produces the protein MANIKSQIKRIRTNNKAQDRNKAYRSALRTAIRKFRDAVTSGDAAKIKSEFTDASRSLDMAVSKGVIHANNAANKKSAMAKLANKAGIR
- the holA gene encoding DNA polymerase III subunit delta, with translation MGLVLVQGAEALLADRAISKIIASNPGAQVITLSADEIESGVITDNLAPSLFSDARVVVIKEIQDLASDCSDEVGDYLENQDENLTLILWHKGGVKGKALVDKIKKAKAEVIVFEVIKKDSEKSDFIRSEFKRLERKVSTEAVSALIDSLGSDLQELSAACSQLASDVTFSKIIDEDDVRAYQQGRVESTGFDVADAALDGKTAIALINLRNALATGTDPVLIVSALASSLRTLAKVSGQSSSSKSFELASILALPPWQIDKARRQLSGWNEIGLTKAVIAIANADADIKGAASDPIYALERAIMTVCSARSGR